One stretch of Streptomyces peucetius DNA includes these proteins:
- a CDS encoding hydroxyacid dehydrogenase — protein sequence MPRTTAAPGPSGRRPRAALAMAADAAAAVLDPAARAALREVCDLAQEATLDDLTTERARDVLADVEMLVTGWGCPPLDAPVLDAAPRLRAVVHTAGSVRGHITEACWERGIEVSSAAAANAFPVAEYTVAMILLSGKRALESARWLRAERRRPDLLATPRDVGNYGRTVGILSASLTGRRVLELLRPYDFELLLHDPYVTDEDAAGLGARSVSLGELFTRSDVVSVHTPLLPATRGLVSRELIGAMRPDAVLVNTARGAVVDQDALTEAAAQGRVRAVLDVTDPEVLPPDHPLWTCDNVTITPHLAGSLGNEWGRLTGLAVAEIRRWASGGGFAHPVRRERLAHLA from the coding sequence ATGCCCCGCACCACCGCCGCACCCGGTCCGTCGGGCCGCCGCCCCCGTGCCGCACTCGCCATGGCGGCCGACGCGGCCGCCGCGGTGCTCGACCCCGCCGCCAGGGCCGCCCTGCGCGAGGTCTGCGACCTCGCGCAGGAAGCCACCCTCGACGACCTCACCACCGAGCGGGCGCGGGACGTCCTCGCCGACGTCGAGATGCTGGTCACCGGCTGGGGCTGCCCGCCGCTGGACGCCCCCGTACTCGACGCGGCCCCCCGGCTCCGCGCCGTCGTCCACACCGCCGGTTCCGTACGCGGGCACATCACCGAAGCGTGCTGGGAACGCGGCATCGAGGTCTCCTCCGCCGCCGCGGCGAACGCCTTTCCGGTCGCGGAGTACACCGTCGCCATGATCCTGCTCAGCGGCAAACGGGCCCTGGAGAGCGCCCGGTGGCTGCGCGCCGAGCGCCGACGGCCCGACCTGCTCGCCACGCCGCGCGACGTCGGCAACTACGGCCGGACCGTCGGCATCCTGTCCGCCTCCCTGACCGGACGTCGCGTGCTCGAACTGCTGCGGCCCTACGACTTCGAGTTGCTGCTGCACGATCCCTACGTCACCGACGAGGACGCGGCAGGGCTCGGCGCGCGGTCCGTCTCCCTCGGCGAACTGTTCACCCGCAGCGACGTCGTCAGCGTCCACACACCGCTGCTGCCCGCGACCCGCGGTCTCGTCAGCCGTGAACTGATCGGCGCCATGCGGCCCGACGCGGTCCTCGTCAACACCGCACGCGGCGCCGTGGTCGACCAGGACGCCCTCACCGAGGCCGCCGCACAGGGCCGTGTCCGGGCCGTCCTGGACGTCACCGACCCCGAAGTGCTGCCGCCCGACCACCCGTTGTGGACCTGCGACAACGTCACGATCACCCCGCACCTCGCCGGCTCACTCGGCAACGAGTGGGGCCGGCTCACCGGCCTGGCCGTCGCCGAGATCCGCCGCTGGGCCTCCGGCGGCGGATTCGCCCACCCCGTGCGACGCGAAAGGCTGGCCCATCTCGCATGA